In Vibrio gallicus, a single window of DNA contains:
- a CDS encoding MAPEG family protein: protein MATSLYAAILAGWMLYLAAQVIKQRRKHQISLLDGDVEDLKVARSAHHNATEYIPIALILLYLAESSGLPCLMVHLCGIALVTGRVLHAIAILNKRMKGRFYGMILTLITISVLALSNIALYVMNL from the coding sequence ATGGCGACTTCTTTATATGCGGCAATTCTTGCCGGATGGATGCTTTATCTTGCTGCGCAGGTGATCAAGCAGCGGCGTAAGCATCAAATTTCGCTGTTGGATGGAGACGTTGAAGACCTGAAAGTTGCTCGCTCGGCTCATCATAATGCGACTGAGTATATTCCTATCGCGTTGATTTTATTGTATTTAGCGGAATCAAGTGGTTTGCCATGTCTGATGGTTCATTTGTGTGGGATTGCGCTGGTTACAGGGCGTGTACTCCATGCTATTGCGATATTAAATAAGCGCATGAAAGGGCGTTTTTATGGGATGATTCTAACCCTCATCACAATCTCAGTTTTAGCTCTATCTAATATTGCGCTGTATGTGATGAATCTGTAG
- a CDS encoding alpha/beta hydrolase has protein sequence MSDKIYFNTSQRFNFRRSLINIGTRVHHKVAPRHARNIARKLFLTPARTPGKNTMPQGMQLDSISSAHGELKTYRLGAGPVWVLNHGWSGSANQFFPLMEHIAEQGFTALAYDQPAHGKSGGAYGHIPAFVAGLETILDSESDVVGIVAHSMGTASTIECKHVTAQQVPMLLIAPVLDYLENLFDSVRRSGYSMKLFEEVVEEVSCEYHYPIHTIEPYNKLKLRQPLTHIVHDKDDKFAKFSVSERAAQEIDKVDLVMTQGLGHGRIMKSAPVKQSFDALVELSGMTVSSRCN, from the coding sequence ATGAGCGACAAGATCTATTTTAACACCTCTCAACGATTTAATTTTAGACGATCCCTTATCAATATTGGTACTCGTGTGCATCATAAAGTAGCGCCGCGACACGCCAGAAATATAGCGCGCAAATTGTTTTTAACACCCGCGCGTACGCCAGGCAAAAATACCATGCCACAGGGGATGCAACTGGATAGCATTTCCTCTGCTCATGGCGAGTTGAAAACCTATCGTTTGGGTGCGGGGCCAGTTTGGGTTTTAAATCATGGCTGGTCAGGCAGTGCAAATCAGTTTTTCCCCTTGATGGAACATATTGCTGAGCAGGGCTTTACTGCATTAGCTTATGACCAACCTGCACATGGTAAAAGTGGTGGTGCTTATGGGCATATACCAGCGTTTGTTGCCGGCCTTGAAACGATTCTAGACAGTGAAAGTGATGTAGTCGGTATTGTCGCGCATAGTATGGGGACTGCCTCTACTATTGAGTGCAAGCACGTTACCGCTCAGCAGGTACCTATGTTATTGATAGCGCCGGTATTAGATTATCTTGAGAATCTGTTTGATAGCGTGCGTCGCTCAGGATATTCGATGAAGCTATTTGAAGAAGTGGTTGAGGAGGTAAGCTGTGAGTATCATTACCCGATTCATACTATTGAACCCTATAACAAGCTTAAACTGCGTCAACCATTGACCCATATCGTGCACGATAAAGACGATAAATTTGCTAAGTTTTCAGTATCTGAAAGGGCGGCTCAGGAAATCGACAAGGTTGATTTAGTCATGACACAAGGATTGGGGCATGGACGGATAATGAAAAGCGCGCCAGTAAAGCAAAGCTTTGACGCGCTAGTAGAATTATCCGGGATGACCGTCAGCTCTCGGTGTAACTAA
- a CDS encoding NnrS family protein produces the protein MLNITDKSKEEAIPAILRLGFRPFFLLGALYAFIAIPVWIYAFQHGQPTHLSAPALWWHAHEMLFGFSMAIVAGFVLTAVQNWTGINGTKSSRLAIVVALWLAPRILFWTPAPLWVVAVFDALFLLAVAYEVGIRVFKSKGWRNLFFIPLFALAIFADFASFAAIKGVAPFSASAVWQAMLWWFMLLLSVMGGRVIPFFTARRFHFDKPEPKLWLDMAANLPLVLLFLLSFFPATLAQLQTPLFIWAGVFQLVRFARWKPHRTFGEPLVWSLHLAYACIPTYLLVKGLTSNPMLSHNSLHIFAIGALAGLILAMIARVTMGHTGRNIYQGPQMRIAFIALVLSALVRSVGVAYFPQYMMELLDLAAALWMLSFGMYLIKFGKMLVTPRADGHPG, from the coding sequence ATGCTCAATATTACAGATAAGTCTAAGGAAGAAGCGATTCCAGCTATCCTTCGACTGGGGTTCCGTCCCTTCTTTTTACTCGGTGCCCTTTACGCCTTTATTGCAATTCCAGTATGGATATATGCATTCCAACATGGACAGCCTACCCACCTATCTGCACCTGCTTTATGGTGGCATGCCCATGAGATGCTATTTGGCTTCTCAATGGCAATAGTTGCCGGTTTCGTGCTGACCGCGGTACAAAACTGGACTGGAATTAACGGCACTAAAAGCTCTCGCCTCGCAATTGTTGTGGCACTGTGGCTTGCCCCAAGAATCCTATTTTGGACCCCCGCTCCATTGTGGGTAGTGGCCGTATTTGATGCCCTATTCTTGCTTGCTGTCGCCTATGAAGTCGGCATTCGTGTATTTAAATCAAAGGGCTGGAGAAACTTATTTTTTATCCCCTTGTTTGCGTTAGCAATTTTTGCTGATTTCGCAAGTTTTGCGGCAATCAAAGGCGTAGCACCGTTTAGCGCGAGTGCCGTGTGGCAAGCAATGTTATGGTGGTTCATGCTACTACTATCAGTAATGGGTGGGCGCGTGATTCCATTCTTTACCGCACGTCGATTCCACTTTGATAAGCCAGAGCCTAAATTGTGGCTTGATATGGCGGCAAACTTACCCTTGGTTTTATTGTTCCTACTAAGCTTTTTCCCCGCAACCTTAGCTCAATTGCAAACCCCACTATTTATATGGGCGGGTGTGTTCCAGTTAGTACGTTTTGCTCGCTGGAAGCCGCATCGTACATTTGGTGAGCCTTTAGTTTGGTCTTTACATCTTGCGTATGCGTGTATCCCAACTTACTTGTTAGTCAAGGGATTAACCAGCAACCCAATGCTGTCTCATAATTCACTGCACATTTTCGCTATTGGTGCATTGGCAGGCTTGATTCTAGCCATGATTGCTCGCGTTACTATGGGGCATACCGGTCGCAATATTTATCAAGGCCCACAAATGCGTATCGCGTTTATAGCATTGGTATTATCGGCGCTAGTTCGCTCAGTCGGTGTCGCATACTTTCCTCAGTATATGATGGAACTGCTCGATCTAGCTGCCGCACTGTGGATGCTAAGCTTTGGTATGTATTTGATTAAATTTGGTAAAATGTTAGTTACACCGAGAGCTGACGGTCATCCCGGATAA
- a CDS encoding cation transporter, with protein sequence MSKPASNLESKILYFSAVLALGFAVMGIAVGIWLSSIVIFFDGIYSLLSLGLTLLSLIAAKLIAAPSCAKYPLGLATLEPIVIAIKACVILAVVITSLYSAFDAMLHGGRTIDASIASLFGIVNVIGCALGWRVIVHLNKNANSGLIDAETTQWKMDTIISLAVLVGFVVAWLLTQSPLAHYANYADPIMMLIMGGYFLKVPYEMLKSAVQELLNKSADETVCKQVMQHVSSTNRTQDMDMQVTAITKVGNELRVNIDVIVHEDEQLRYNDIEHTRTSLNSKLAILPYKLRVNMNLAM encoded by the coding sequence ATGAGTAAGCCAGCATCCAACCTAGAAAGTAAAATACTTTATTTCTCTGCCGTTCTGGCTCTGGGCTTTGCGGTTATGGGTATTGCTGTCGGGATATGGCTGTCATCTATTGTCATATTCTTCGATGGTATCTACTCACTATTAAGCCTTGGCTTAACCCTGCTTTCGTTAATCGCAGCCAAGCTCATAGCGGCGCCATCCTGCGCCAAATATCCATTGGGTTTGGCTACGCTTGAACCTATAGTTATCGCCATTAAGGCCTGCGTGATCCTCGCCGTTGTTATCACCTCTCTCTATTCAGCATTTGATGCCATGTTGCACGGCGGCCGCACCATCGACGCCTCGATTGCGAGCCTATTTGGCATTGTTAATGTCATCGGGTGCGCCCTAGGGTGGCGAGTCATTGTGCACCTTAATAAAAACGCAAATTCAGGGCTCATTGATGCAGAAACTACCCAATGGAAAATGGATACTATTATAAGTTTGGCTGTCCTTGTTGGCTTTGTGGTCGCGTGGTTACTGACTCAATCACCTCTGGCTCATTATGCTAACTATGCAGACCCAATAATGATGCTCATTATGGGAGGCTATTTTTTAAAAGTGCCGTATGAGATGTTGAAAAGTGCCGTCCAAGAATTGCTTAATAAGAGTGCCGATGAGACCGTTTGTAAACAAGTTATGCAGCACGTCTCCAGCACCAATCGAACTCAGGATATGGATATGCAAGTTACCGCTATCACTAAGGTTGGCAATGAGCTGCGCGTCAATATCGATGTGATCGTTCATGAAGATGAACAGCTAAGATACAATGACATCGAACACACTAGGACATCGCTAAACAGCAAATTAGCAATCCTGCCATATAAACTACGCGTAAACATGAACCTCGCAATGTAA
- a CDS encoding LysR family transcriptional regulator — MNLAHIQAFITVARLDSVSAAARHLDCNRTKLSMAIKALEKELATELFIRSGNNLSLSEAGKAIIKDAEALLVAESRIKQICQHVHGNFNAEMWIARDDSIPDDVWQQLSHRLNNKYPATSFNIVLASSGDLANLVETSQVDFAFGVDYEREDDPRILYTPIAKIRMMSVCKAGHTLSRSRRVSDEDLRNTPQASMAYLNEKENPELQPFSRKYIGFSSFDYILATIDTEGAWGVLPEPLIRDKLRQQQLSVIKHTYGLTQEDYCMFSASGMEASPAMSWLCDQLSDYLFDF, encoded by the coding sequence ATGAACCTCGCACATATACAAGCCTTTATAACCGTCGCCAGGCTCGACTCAGTTTCTGCGGCAGCTCGACATCTTGATTGCAACCGCACTAAACTGAGTATGGCGATAAAAGCACTCGAGAAAGAGTTAGCAACAGAGTTATTTATTCGAAGTGGCAACAACCTATCTCTTTCTGAAGCAGGGAAAGCCATTATCAAGGATGCAGAGGCATTACTGGTGGCGGAATCTAGAATCAAGCAGATATGTCAGCACGTACATGGCAACTTTAACGCAGAGATGTGGATAGCACGTGACGATTCCATTCCCGATGATGTGTGGCAACAACTGTCCCATCGCTTGAACAATAAATACCCCGCTACCTCATTTAATATCGTACTCGCTTCAAGTGGAGACCTTGCCAATCTAGTTGAAACCTCTCAAGTTGACTTTGCCTTCGGTGTTGATTACGAACGCGAGGATGACCCTAGAATTCTATACACCCCCATAGCCAAAATACGCATGATGTCGGTATGTAAAGCGGGACATACTTTAAGTCGATCGCGCCGCGTGTCCGATGAAGACCTCAGAAATACACCTCAAGCCTCCATGGCTTACCTAAATGAGAAAGAAAACCCAGAGCTACAGCCTTTTTCGCGCAAGTATATCGGCTTCTCTAGCTTTGACTATATCTTGGCCACCATTGATACCGAAGGTGCCTGGGGGGTTCTTCCTGAGCCTCTAATCCGCGACAAATTACGTCAGCAGCAATTGTCAGTAATTAAACACACCTATGGACTCACTCAGGAAGACTACTGCATGTTTAGTGCATCCGGCATGGAGGCGAGTCCAGCGATGAGCTGGCTTTGTGATCAACTAAGCGATTACCTGTTTGATTTTTAA
- a CDS encoding class I SAM-dependent DNA methyltransferase has protein sequence MVHNWDEYAAEWESNKTATQFSDLVFQELLALNKLSSSRVIDFGCGTGLLSERMSPLARNIVALDSSEAMIEELDKKLLTNVEPVVDKLSRGLAAQHPAFRGQFDLVVASSVCGFLENFKDSAFIIHSLLDSDGVFVHWDWLAQNESEGLTQESAHKALHDAGFSDIELSIPFSITLEDGQDAPVLMGVAYK, from the coding sequence ATCGTGCACAATTGGGATGAATATGCCGCGGAGTGGGAAAGCAATAAAACCGCCACTCAGTTTTCAGACCTCGTATTTCAAGAGTTGCTAGCGCTTAATAAACTGAGCTCATCTCGAGTTATCGACTTCGGGTGTGGGACGGGTTTATTGAGTGAGCGTATGTCTCCGTTGGCGAGAAATATTGTAGCTCTGGACTCTTCTGAGGCCATGATTGAGGAGTTAGATAAGAAACTCTTAACCAATGTTGAACCGGTAGTTGATAAACTCTCCCGAGGCTTAGCTGCGCAACATCCAGCGTTTCGTGGTCAGTTTGATTTAGTGGTTGCATCTTCTGTTTGTGGTTTTCTAGAAAACTTTAAAGATTCAGCCTTTATCATTCATTCGCTACTTGATAGCGATGGGGTTTTTGTTCATTGGGATTGGCTTGCACAAAATGAAAGCGAAGGCTTGACCCAAGAGAGCGCTCATAAAGCTCTACATGATGCTGGCTTTAGCGATATAGAGTTATCAATACCATTTAGTATCACATTGGAGGACGGCCAGGACGCTCCAGTACTAATGGGTGTTGCCTACAAATAG
- a CDS encoding porin: protein MKKTVLASLVAASVVSAPTFAVELYNNEGSTFSIGGHVSANINGEEDGETDVGTNSPRINFNATQDIGNGFKVDAKGEWQLNFLDGGDETFTTRLGYVGVTHEQYGRLVAGTQWAPYYDVGGIADQPIVYANDFLYENHKSLGTARADKMLSYRKSFDLGGFVLAGGLGWQGDDGADNGDRVQVALTGTFGEFQVGYAFTTGKYRPADEDAMSNIVSAKYGSYGDGIFVAGVYAMNEYVDSVDSDVLPGVRIEDSTGYELIGAYGLDFGLNLIVNYEALEDDKRNETKYSQLAFQAEQTITPNFIGYAAYELDLGGDGVYGDGKDKWTIGMRYYL, encoded by the coding sequence ATGAAAAAAACAGTACTAGCAAGTTTAGTTGCGGCATCAGTAGTAAGCGCCCCAACGTTCGCAGTGGAGCTTTATAATAATGAAGGCTCTACATTCTCTATTGGTGGTCACGTCTCCGCTAATATTAATGGTGAAGAAGATGGTGAAACCGATGTAGGTACCAATTCTCCACGTATTAATTTTAATGCAACTCAAGACATTGGAAATGGCTTTAAAGTTGATGCAAAAGGTGAGTGGCAATTAAACTTTTTAGATGGTGGCGATGAAACGTTCACTACTCGTCTAGGCTATGTTGGTGTAACACATGAGCAATATGGACGCCTTGTAGCGGGTACCCAATGGGCACCATACTATGACGTTGGTGGAATTGCGGATCAACCTATCGTTTATGCCAATGACTTTTTATATGAAAACCACAAGTCATTGGGTACGGCACGTGCAGATAAAATGCTGAGCTACCGTAAAAGTTTTGACCTAGGCGGTTTTGTACTCGCTGGTGGTTTAGGTTGGCAAGGTGATGACGGCGCTGATAACGGTGACCGCGTTCAGGTTGCATTGACCGGTACCTTTGGTGAGTTCCAAGTCGGTTATGCGTTTACTACTGGTAAATATCGCCCTGCAGACGAGGATGCTATGTCTAATATCGTGAGTGCTAAGTACGGCTCTTACGGTGATGGTATCTTTGTTGCTGGTGTATATGCAATGAATGAGTATGTAGATAGCGTAGATAGCGATGTTCTGCCAGGCGTCCGAATTGAAGATTCAACGGGTTATGAACTGATTGGTGCCTACGGACTCGATTTTGGTTTGAATCTAATAGTGAACTATGAAGCACTTGAAGATGATAAACGAAACGAGACCAAATACAGTCAACTTGCTTTTCAAGCTGAGCAGACAATTACCCCTAATTTCATAGGCTATGCAGCATACGAGCTAGACCTTGGTGGTGATGGTGTTTACGGTGATGGCAAAGATAAGTGGACTATAGGTATGCGCTACTACCTATAA
- the queE gene encoding 7-carboxy-7-deazaguanine synthase QueE, with amino-acid sequence MLQVNEIFETIQGEGFFTGVPSIFIRLQGCPVGCAWCDTKQTWEVQPDKQTDFGTIIAKSGDSELWCQQSEASLVAYCLENYTAKHVVITGGEPCQYDLVPLTTLLEEKGYRCQIETSGTFDIQATPSTWVTVSPKIGMKGKLPIKAQPMTRANEVKHPVAKQSDIDDLEQLLVNHPVTDGVEILLQPISQKPRATQLCIDTCIQKNWRLSIQTHKYLQIA; translated from the coding sequence ATGCTTCAAGTAAACGAAATTTTTGAAACAATTCAAGGCGAAGGTTTTTTTACTGGGGTTCCTTCTATCTTTATTCGTTTGCAAGGCTGTCCTGTTGGCTGTGCATGGTGTGACACTAAGCAAACCTGGGAAGTACAACCAGACAAGCAAACCGACTTCGGCACTATTATCGCTAAATCTGGTGATAGTGAATTGTGGTGTCAGCAATCTGAAGCGTCGCTGGTTGCGTACTGTTTAGAAAACTATACCGCGAAGCATGTGGTGATTACCGGTGGAGAGCCATGTCAATACGACCTTGTTCCGTTGACCACATTGCTGGAAGAAAAGGGGTATCGTTGCCAGATTGAAACCAGTGGCACCTTTGATATCCAAGCAACCCCTAGCACTTGGGTAACGGTTTCGCCTAAGATTGGTATGAAAGGTAAGCTGCCAATTAAAGCGCAGCCAATGACGCGCGCTAATGAGGTAAAGCACCCAGTAGCAAAGCAGTCTGACATCGATGATTTAGAGCAACTACTGGTTAATCATCCTGTGACTGATGGTGTTGAAATACTACTGCAACCCATCAGTCAAAAGCCTCGAGCAACGCAATTGTGTATTGATACCTGTATACAAAAAAATTGGCGCTTATCGATTCAAACACACAAGTATTTACAGATAGCGTAA
- a CDS encoding D-Ala-D-Ala carboxypeptidase family metallohydrolase: MFRFLILLLVSFSFSASSNDLMKLYKSENEIEYSDLVISVKGYKVPTRAAFRGWMLMNGAQKRVQEIADQLKAAGITEEPMKTMPMHLILLQGTNWAMNGTSVFTIPAKKQVPNMVRTVKFIQQHVEPVLGPLIPVSGDRTQYYNQTSGGATKSKHLSFCALDLVPINNITRSELHKKLWSIYNAVGRKNNMGMGIYSGVRFHIDTCGFRNW; this comes from the coding sequence ATGTTTCGATTCTTGATCTTATTACTTGTGAGTTTTAGTTTTTCAGCCTCTAGTAACGACTTAATGAAGTTGTATAAGTCAGAAAACGAAATTGAATACAGTGACCTAGTTATCAGCGTCAAAGGTTACAAAGTACCGACGCGTGCGGCGTTTCGAGGATGGATGTTGATGAATGGCGCGCAAAAGCGTGTACAGGAAATAGCCGATCAACTCAAAGCTGCCGGTATCACTGAAGAGCCGATGAAAACGATGCCTATGCATTTAATATTATTACAAGGTACCAATTGGGCGATGAATGGCACTTCAGTATTTACAATTCCGGCCAAAAAGCAGGTCCCGAATATGGTGCGCACCGTAAAATTCATCCAACAACACGTCGAACCGGTGCTAGGCCCTCTTATTCCGGTATCTGGAGATAGAACGCAGTATTACAATCAAACCTCAGGCGGGGCAACAAAGAGTAAGCACCTTAGCTTTTGTGCTCTTGATTTAGTACCGATTAATAACATCACTCGCAGTGAGCTCCATAAAAAATTATGGAGTATATATAACGCAGTCGGCAGAAAGAATAATATGGGGATGGGGATCTATTCAGGTGTTCGTTTTCATATAGATACGTGTGGATTTAGAAACTGGTAA